From a region of the Nothobranchius furzeri strain GRZ-AD chromosome 12, NfurGRZ-RIMD1, whole genome shotgun sequence genome:
- the nanp gene encoding N-acylneuraminate-9-phosphatase — MDDRAVKAILFDLDNTLIETSRAGGAAILKTSELLKTKLGLDEDTILTICGKFKQKLFHERFDPSSGGSIDDLRVRHWEESILETLGSCSSPSLAARCYYLWKNSRLEVLCLSPEVSGLLKSLRSRYKLLLLTNGEAQTQREKVEVVRCEEFFDAVVIGGEHPEQKPFSSIFRMCFQLLEVEAEDCVMVGDSLDTDIQGGFNAGVRATVWISSAEHVVSDGSVKPDFTIPTVLQLPAVLAQLQKNNSESKG, encoded by the exons ATGGACGACAGAGCTGTGAAAGCAATATTGTTCGACTTGGATAATACGTTAATCGAAACGAGTCGGGCTGGTGGAGCGGCGATTCTCAAG ACCAGTGAGCTGCTGAAGACCAAACTGGGCCTTGATgaggacaccatcctcaccatttGTGGGAAATtcaagcagaagcttttccacgaGCGATTTGACCCATCGTCAGGCGGATCGATAGACGACCTCCGTGTGCGTCACTGGGAGGAAAGTATTTTAGAGACCCTGGGTAGCTGCTCCTCTCCGTCTCTGGCTGCTCGGTGCTACTATTTGTGGAAAAACAGTCGTTTGGAGGTTCTATGTCTGTCCCCTGAGGTGTCTGGTCTTCTGAAGAGTCTTCGCAGCAGAtacaagctgctgctgctgaccaacGGAGAGGCTCAAACCCAGAGGGAAAAAGTGGAAGTGGTCAGATGCGAGGAGTTCTTCGATGCCGTGGTGATCGGGGGAGAACATCCCGAGCAGAAACCGTTCTCTTCCATCTTTAGGATGTGTTTCCAGCTGCTggaggtggaggcggaggactgtgtgatggtgggagaCTCTCTGGATACAGACATTCAGGGGGGCTTTAACGCCGGAGTCCGGGCCACGGTGTGGATTAGCAGTGCAGAGCACGTTGTTTCAGACGGTTCAGTGAAACCAGACTTCACTATTCCCACCGTGCTTCAGCTGCCAGCTGTTTTAGCACAGCTGCAAAAGAATAACTCTGAAAGTAAAGGATAA